In a genomic window of Brettanomyces nanus chromosome 1, complete sequence:
- a CDS encoding uncharacterized protein (BUSCO:EOG09343AFI), whose translation MAKKGRLARRQRRKQQKQEESIKKRRKLDHKGYVGGGQDTSLSSKGPKGLSIPFDEKEKIILIGEGDFSYAVSIVEEGYIKPENLIATSFDTLEELKQKYPEVAEANLKKLNELMVKKVVHGVDGTKLIKTLKLSWNPKKLDRNRNAMNGLKINLVLFNFPHVGRGIKDMDRNIKANQEMLVSFFTNCKELFELLAQNRSQGGEKGNNEDLDKIAVTLFDGEPYNSWQIKQLIRNTIGYKVRRSGTFDWKAYKEYHHRKTAGMHDTTKVAKERAARTYLFEPKRGGKRKRVEMESESESE comes from the coding sequence ATCAAGAAACGGAGAAAACTAGACCACAAGGGTTACGTTGGTGGAGGACAGGATACGTCATTAAGCAGTAAGGGACCAAAAGGACTATCAATTCCATTcgatgaaaaagaaaagatcattCTTATAGGAGAAGGAGACTTTTCTTATGCCGTCAGCATAGTGGAGGAAGGATACATTAAGCCTGAGAATTTAATAGCCACATCCTTCGATACATTAGAAGAGCTTAAGCAGAAGTACCCGGAAGTGGCCGAGGCCAACTTAAAAAAATTAAATGAGTTGATGGTGAAAAAGGTTGTCCACGGAGTAGACGGAACTAAACTAATAAAAACCCTTAAATTGAGCTGGAATCCCAAGAAACTGGATCGGAATCGAAACGCAATGAATGGATTGAAAATAAATCTGgtcctcttcaactttccTCATGTCGGAAGAGGAATCAAAGATATGGACAGAAATATCAAGGccaatcaagaaatgcTGGTGTCTTTTTTTACAAATTGCAAAGAGCTATTCGAATTGTTGGCTCAAAACAGGAGTCAAGGTGGGGAAAAAGGGAACAACGAAGATCTTGATAAAATTGCCGTGACACTATTTGATGGAGAACCATACAACTCATGGCAAATTAAGCAGTTAATTAGGAACACTATTGGATATAAAGTGAGACGAAGTGGTACGTTTGATTGGAAGGCATATAAAGAGTACCATCATAGAAAGACTGCCGGAATGCACGACACGACTAAGGTGGCCAAGGAACGAGCAGCTCGGACGTATTTGTTCGAACCAAAGAGAGGAgggaagaggaagagggTGGAGATGGAGAGTGAGAGTGAGAGTGAGTAG